The following proteins come from a genomic window of Dreissena polymorpha isolate Duluth1 chromosome 1, UMN_Dpol_1.0, whole genome shotgun sequence:
- the LOC127866518 gene encoding uncharacterized protein LOC127866518, whose amino-acid sequence MMMTPLSIVSLTLAIGLTAALRWSSCSNTKDTDVVQIYNIDITPEAIPFPGEAHLHLNMTFTRNVTSAYVDVEFYKMIFGFPIKVPCLSGTSTIGSCNNVDACHIFRSIMRDPNHQTDYGHQAENVFLAALGHYVQCPLAAENMVVNDGVFHLDPMPAVLDLISHGDYKAVLRGKEAVDGPFTLGCLEVFATIGGASSNPIVG is encoded by the exons ATGATGATGACTCCATTAAGCATTGTGTCTCTCACGCTGGCGATCGGACTTACAGCCGCCCTCAGGTGGTCCTCGTGTT CCAACACAAAAGACACAGATGTCGTCCAAATCTACAACATCGACATCACTCCGGAAGCGATCCCGTTTCCAGGCGAGGCTCACCTGCACTTAAACATGACGTTCACCCGAAACGTGACGTCTGCTTACGTCGACGTAGAATTTTACAAAATGATCTTCGGTTTCCCGATCAAGGTTCCATGCCTGTCGGGAACCAGCACGATCGGCTCTTG CAACAACGTAGACGCCTGTCACATATTTCGAAGCATCATGCGAGACCCAAACCACCAAACAGACTACGGTCACCAGGCAGAGAACGTGTTCTTGGCGGCCCTGGGACACTACGTACAGTGCCCTCTAGCGGCCGAGAACATGGTCGTGAACGATGGGGTGTTCCATCTTGACCCCATGCCGGCTGTTCTGGATCTGATTTCACAC GGAGACTACAAGGCGGTCCTGCGGGGCAAGGAGGCGGTGGACGGGCCCTTCACCCTGGGATGTCTGGAGGTGTTCGCCACCATTGGAGGAGCGTCTTCCAACCCCATCGTAGGCTGA